Proteins encoded by one window of Salvia splendens isolate huo1 chromosome 7, SspV2, whole genome shotgun sequence:
- the LOC121741989 gene encoding transcription factor TCP2-like, with amino-acid sequence MEVDDQIQCKFPRISNGSAAKLGCARMDEEEEEGDKKRDNAGGVELGGGVGRFYGWPASRIVRVSRASGGKDRHSKVLTSKGLRDRRVRLSVNTAIQFYDLQDRLGVDQPSKAVEWLLKAAASSIEELPPMTTPFPDTPKQLSDEKRSSTAASDHLCFDSGEVNLDGGGGDLNYSQQVTKSSACSSTSETSKGSGLSLSRSESRIKARERAKERVAEKEKDSTHPPSLNPISHTTSFTELLSGGIGNITNNSTSPNSNSAAPRHWSSTPMDYFTSGLLGPPSAARPAQMHLPANPYTSAVASPLFSIADHHHPELQHFSFVPDHLIPTVNANNNNNSGSGSGGSSIEYNFNFTISSSANSSGLGHGGFNRGTLQSNSSSPSLLPHLQRYSDGSAPSFFIGTAETHHQFLSGYDPRGLQLCHGDAHASSGRHSAQGGGKSKN; translated from the coding sequence ATGGAGGTAGATGATCAGATTCAATGTAAGTTCCCCAGAATCAGCAATGGCAGCGCCGCGAAATTAGGGTGCGCTCGGatggacgaggaggaggaggagggagaTAAGAAGAGAGACAACGCCGGTGGAGTTGAATTAGGCGGCGGCGTTGGCAGATTCTACGGCTGGCCTGCCTCGCGGATTGTTAGGGTTTCGCGGGCGTCGGGCGGGAAGGATAGGCACAGCAAGGTGCTAACATCGAAGGGGCTGAGGGATCGGCGGGTGAGGCTGTCGGTGAACACCGCCATCCAATTTTACGATCTGCAGGACCGGCTGGGGGTCGATCAGCCGAGCAAGGCGGTGGAGTGGCTGCTCAAGGCGGCGGCGAGCTCGATTGAGGAGCTGCCGCCGATGACCACGCCCTTCCCCGACACCCCCAAGCAGCTCAGCGATGAGAAGAGGTCCAGCACCGCCGCCAGCGATCACCTCTGCTTCGACTCCGGTGAAGTCAATTtggacggcggcggcggcgatttGAATTACTCGCAGCAGGTGACGAAATCGTCGGCGTGCAGCAGCACATCTGAAACGAGCAAGGGGTCGGGGCTGTCTCTGTCTAGATCTGAGAGCAGAATCAAGGCGAGGGAGCGGGCCAAGGAGCGAGTCGCGGAGAAGGAGAAGGACTCGACTCATCCGCCCTCTCTCAACCCTATCTCTCACACCACTTCCTTCACCGAGCTCTTGAGTGGCGGAATCGGTAATATCACCAACAATTCTACCAGCCCTAATTCCAACTCCGCCGCCCCAAGGCACTGGTCCTCCACCCCCATGGACTACTTCACCTCCGGCCTCCTAGGCCCGCCCTCCGCCGCTCGTCCCGCGCAAATGCACCTGCCGGCGAATCCCTACACCTCCGCCGTTGCTTCGCCGCTGTTCAGCATCGCCGACCACCACCACCCGGAGCTCCAGCACTTCTCCTTCGTGCCGGACCACTTAATACCAACCGTGAAcgccaacaacaacaacaacagcgGCAGTGGCAGTGGCGGCAGCAGCATTGAGTACAATTTCAACTTTACGATCTCCTCTTCCGCCAATTCATCAGGCCTTGGTCATGGTGGCTTCAATAGGGGGACCCTTCAGTCCAATTCATCATCGCCGTCACTTCTGCCTCACCTCCAGAGGTACTCCGACGGATCCGCCCCGAGTTTCTTCATCGGCACGGCCGAAACCCACCACCAGTTCCTTTCTGGCTACGATCCCCGCGGCCTGCAGCTCTGCCATGGCGACGCCCACGCCAGCAGCGGCCGCCACTCCGCCCAGGGAGGAGGGAAAAGCAAGAACTGA